Proteins encoded within one genomic window of Brassica rapa cultivar Chiifu-401-42 chromosome A09, CAAS_Brap_v3.01, whole genome shotgun sequence:
- the LOC103839324 gene encoding putative E3 ubiquitin-protein ligase RING1a isoform X2 — translation MSVEKSLKAAEIPDGEGGDKDQRGDRFGPEPEEKQEEDLQERKDEEGGDDEEEVKRDEAEEEEVVEEDEEDADEEEEEEKDEEEEEDSKEKSPSSASGVNSEFVEIDLGEIRKDVQCPICLGIIKKTRTVMECLHRFCRECIDKSMRLGNKECPACRKRCASRRSLRDDPTFDALIAALFSNIDTYEEEEFAFHEDDKARNKQIQASIAEVSQRQSEALVKRKSFGKEASVSTRPQRRRRRNCRNMEQNTVEEANEDDNNDDNNGKDSSSEERGAEVRLRKRRKRSTSRSTLNPSSSGANNNNGNCAENDADMNLRDNNSKGISPGLVWNPEILAWGRGGTRSHTRHGNNATGGSSKSVRNARVNRLVECLRSSVDGNSIEDIHLKLVSVDTNCVPELPQAYLCCRPTLPVKQLREFVALQLHLKTEEVELLVTRELGGGDKAIENLPVVASDSASASKEEMQSLEDNETLSRLKVEQHLVASPLIIIAYRQKQTE, via the exons ATGTCTGTGGAGAAGAGCTTGAAGGCGGCTGAGATTCCCGATGGGGAAGGCGGAGATAAAGACCAACGAGGCGACCGATTTGGTCCAGAACCTGAAGAGAAGCAAGAAGAGGATCTACAAGAGAggaaagatgaagaaggaggagacgacgaagaagaagtgAAACGCGACGAGGCGGAGGAGGAAGAAGTAGTCGAAGAAGACGAGGAAGATGcagacgaggaggaggaggaggagaaagatgaagaagaagaaga agaTTCTAAGGAGAAAAGTCCATCTTCTGCATCAGGAGTGAACTCAGA ATTTGTGGAAATTGATCTAGGAGAAATCCGTAAAGACGTCCAGTGTCCCATTTGCTTAG gAATCATAAAGAAAACAAGGACTGTGATGGAATGTCTGCATCGGTTCTGTAGGGAATGTATTGATAAGTCAATGAGATTGGG GAACAAGGAATGTCCAGCTTGCAGGAAACGTTGTGCAAGCCGTCGTTCTCTTAGAGACGACCCCACTTTTGATGCTCTTATTGCAGCTCTATTCTCAAATATTGATACGTATGAGGAAGAG GAATTCGCTTTTCATGAAGATGACAAGGCTCGTAACAAGCAG ATTCAAGCATCTATAGCTGAAGTATCGCAGAGACAATCTGAGGCTCTTGTGAAAAGAAAATCTTTTGGTAAAGAGGCATCGGTTTCAACGAGACCACAACGTAGAAGGAGAAGGAACTGCAGAAACATGGAACAGAACACAGTAGAAGAAGCCAATGAAGATGATAATAATGATGACAACAACGGGAAAGATTCGTCTTCAGAAGAGCGTGGTGCAGAAGTCCGGCTGAGAAAAAGAAGGAAACGGTCTACAAGTCGTTCAACACTGAACCCTTCTTCTTCAGGTGCAAACAACAACAATGGTAACTGCGCAGAGAACGACGCAGATATGAATCTTCGAGACAACAACAGCAAAGGGATATCTCCAGGGCTTGTGTGGAACCCGGAGATACTTGCTTGGGGAAGAGGGGGTACAAGGAGTCACACAAGGCATGGGAATAATGCAACAGGAGGTAGTAgtaagagtgtgaggaatgctCGCGTGAATAGACTTGTGGAGTGTCTACGCAGCAGCGTCGATGGCAACAGTATTGAGGATATTCATCTCAAGCTTGTCTCAGTGGACACAAACTGTGTACCAGAGTTACCTCAAGCATATCTCTGTTGCCGACCCACTTTGCCTGTTAAACAGCTCCGTGAA TTTGTGGCACTTCAGTTACATCTGAAGACTGAAGAGGTGGAATTGTTGGTAACAAGAGAATTAGGAGGAGGAGATAAGGCAATAGAGAATCTTCCTGTAGTGGCTTCAGATTCAGCTTCAGCATCCAAAGAAGAGATGCAAAGTCTGGAAGACAATGAAACATTGTCAAGGCTCAAAGTTGAACAACATTTGGTAGCGTCACCattaata ATCATAGCTTACCGGCAGAAGCAAACCGAGTGA
- the LOC103839324 gene encoding putative E3 ubiquitin-protein ligase RING1a isoform X1, with translation MSVEKSLKAAEIPDGEGGDKDQRGDRFGPEPEEKQEEDLQERKDEEGGDDEEEVKRDEAEEEEVVEEDEEDADEEEEEEKDEEEEEEEEDSKEKSPSSASGVNSEFVEIDLGEIRKDVQCPICLGIIKKTRTVMECLHRFCRECIDKSMRLGNKECPACRKRCASRRSLRDDPTFDALIAALFSNIDTYEEEEFAFHEDDKARNKQIQASIAEVSQRQSEALVKRKSFGKEASVSTRPQRRRRRNCRNMEQNTVEEANEDDNNDDNNGKDSSSEERGAEVRLRKRRKRSTSRSTLNPSSSGANNNNGNCAENDADMNLRDNNSKGISPGLVWNPEILAWGRGGTRSHTRHGNNATGGSSKSVRNARVNRLVECLRSSVDGNSIEDIHLKLVSVDTNCVPELPQAYLCCRPTLPVKQLREFVALQLHLKTEEVELLVTRELGGGDKAIENLPVVASDSASASKEEMQSLEDNETLSRLKVEQHLVASPLIIIAYRQKQTE, from the exons ATGTCTGTGGAGAAGAGCTTGAAGGCGGCTGAGATTCCCGATGGGGAAGGCGGAGATAAAGACCAACGAGGCGACCGATTTGGTCCAGAACCTGAAGAGAAGCAAGAAGAGGATCTACAAGAGAggaaagatgaagaaggaggagacgacgaagaagaagtgAAACGCGACGAGGCGGAGGAGGAAGAAGTAGTCGAAGAAGACGAGGAAGATGcagacgaggaggaggaggaggagaaagatgaagaagaagaagaagaggaagaag aTTCTAAGGAGAAAAGTCCATCTTCTGCATCAGGAGTGAACTCAGA ATTTGTGGAAATTGATCTAGGAGAAATCCGTAAAGACGTCCAGTGTCCCATTTGCTTAG gAATCATAAAGAAAACAAGGACTGTGATGGAATGTCTGCATCGGTTCTGTAGGGAATGTATTGATAAGTCAATGAGATTGGG GAACAAGGAATGTCCAGCTTGCAGGAAACGTTGTGCAAGCCGTCGTTCTCTTAGAGACGACCCCACTTTTGATGCTCTTATTGCAGCTCTATTCTCAAATATTGATACGTATGAGGAAGAG GAATTCGCTTTTCATGAAGATGACAAGGCTCGTAACAAGCAG ATTCAAGCATCTATAGCTGAAGTATCGCAGAGACAATCTGAGGCTCTTGTGAAAAGAAAATCTTTTGGTAAAGAGGCATCGGTTTCAACGAGACCACAACGTAGAAGGAGAAGGAACTGCAGAAACATGGAACAGAACACAGTAGAAGAAGCCAATGAAGATGATAATAATGATGACAACAACGGGAAAGATTCGTCTTCAGAAGAGCGTGGTGCAGAAGTCCGGCTGAGAAAAAGAAGGAAACGGTCTACAAGTCGTTCAACACTGAACCCTTCTTCTTCAGGTGCAAACAACAACAATGGTAACTGCGCAGAGAACGACGCAGATATGAATCTTCGAGACAACAACAGCAAAGGGATATCTCCAGGGCTTGTGTGGAACCCGGAGATACTTGCTTGGGGAAGAGGGGGTACAAGGAGTCACACAAGGCATGGGAATAATGCAACAGGAGGTAGTAgtaagagtgtgaggaatgctCGCGTGAATAGACTTGTGGAGTGTCTACGCAGCAGCGTCGATGGCAACAGTATTGAGGATATTCATCTCAAGCTTGTCTCAGTGGACACAAACTGTGTACCAGAGTTACCTCAAGCATATCTCTGTTGCCGACCCACTTTGCCTGTTAAACAGCTCCGTGAA TTTGTGGCACTTCAGTTACATCTGAAGACTGAAGAGGTGGAATTGTTGGTAACAAGAGAATTAGGAGGAGGAGATAAGGCAATAGAGAATCTTCCTGTAGTGGCTTCAGATTCAGCTTCAGCATCCAAAGAAGAGATGCAAAGTCTGGAAGACAATGAAACATTGTCAAGGCTCAAAGTTGAACAACATTTGGTAGCGTCACCattaata ATCATAGCTTACCGGCAGAAGCAAACCGAGTGA
- the LOC103839324 gene encoding putative E3 ubiquitin-protein ligase RING1a isoform X3 — translation MSVEKSLKAAEIPDGEGGDKDQRGDRFGPEPEEKQEEDLQERKDEEGGDDEEEVKRDEAEEEEVVEEDEEDADEEEEEEKDEEEEEEEEDSKEKSPSSASGVNSEFVEIDLGEIRKDVQCPICLGIIKKTRTVMECLHRFCRECIDKSMRLGNKECPACRKRCASRRSLRDDPTFDALIAALFSNIDTYEEEEFAFHEDDKARNKQIQASIAEVSQRQSEALVKRKSFGKEASVSTRPQRRRRRNCRNMEQNTVEEANEDDNNDDNNGKDSSSEERGAEVRLRKRRKRSTSRSTLNPSSSGANNNNGNCAENDADMNLRDNNSKGISPGLVWNPEILAWGRGGTRSHTRHGNNATGGSSKSVRNARVNRLVECLRSSVDGNSIEDIHLKLVSVDTNCVPELPQAYLCCRPTLPVKQLREFVALQLHLKTEEVELLVTRELGGGDKAIENLPVVASDSASASKEEMQSLEDNETLSRLKVEQHLIIAYRQKQTE, via the exons ATGTCTGTGGAGAAGAGCTTGAAGGCGGCTGAGATTCCCGATGGGGAAGGCGGAGATAAAGACCAACGAGGCGACCGATTTGGTCCAGAACCTGAAGAGAAGCAAGAAGAGGATCTACAAGAGAggaaagatgaagaaggaggagacgacgaagaagaagtgAAACGCGACGAGGCGGAGGAGGAAGAAGTAGTCGAAGAAGACGAGGAAGATGcagacgaggaggaggaggaggagaaagatgaagaagaagaagaagaggaagaag aTTCTAAGGAGAAAAGTCCATCTTCTGCATCAGGAGTGAACTCAGA ATTTGTGGAAATTGATCTAGGAGAAATCCGTAAAGACGTCCAGTGTCCCATTTGCTTAG gAATCATAAAGAAAACAAGGACTGTGATGGAATGTCTGCATCGGTTCTGTAGGGAATGTATTGATAAGTCAATGAGATTGGG GAACAAGGAATGTCCAGCTTGCAGGAAACGTTGTGCAAGCCGTCGTTCTCTTAGAGACGACCCCACTTTTGATGCTCTTATTGCAGCTCTATTCTCAAATATTGATACGTATGAGGAAGAG GAATTCGCTTTTCATGAAGATGACAAGGCTCGTAACAAGCAG ATTCAAGCATCTATAGCTGAAGTATCGCAGAGACAATCTGAGGCTCTTGTGAAAAGAAAATCTTTTGGTAAAGAGGCATCGGTTTCAACGAGACCACAACGTAGAAGGAGAAGGAACTGCAGAAACATGGAACAGAACACAGTAGAAGAAGCCAATGAAGATGATAATAATGATGACAACAACGGGAAAGATTCGTCTTCAGAAGAGCGTGGTGCAGAAGTCCGGCTGAGAAAAAGAAGGAAACGGTCTACAAGTCGTTCAACACTGAACCCTTCTTCTTCAGGTGCAAACAACAACAATGGTAACTGCGCAGAGAACGACGCAGATATGAATCTTCGAGACAACAACAGCAAAGGGATATCTCCAGGGCTTGTGTGGAACCCGGAGATACTTGCTTGGGGAAGAGGGGGTACAAGGAGTCACACAAGGCATGGGAATAATGCAACAGGAGGTAGTAgtaagagtgtgaggaatgctCGCGTGAATAGACTTGTGGAGTGTCTACGCAGCAGCGTCGATGGCAACAGTATTGAGGATATTCATCTCAAGCTTGTCTCAGTGGACACAAACTGTGTACCAGAGTTACCTCAAGCATATCTCTGTTGCCGACCCACTTTGCCTGTTAAACAGCTCCGTGAA TTTGTGGCACTTCAGTTACATCTGAAGACTGAAGAGGTGGAATTGTTGGTAACAAGAGAATTAGGAGGAGGAGATAAGGCAATAGAGAATCTTCCTGTAGTGGCTTCAGATTCAGCTTCAGCATCCAAAGAAGAGATGCAAAGTCTGGAAGACAATGAAACATTGTCAAGGCTCAAAGTTGAACAACATTTG ATCATAGCTTACCGGCAGAAGCAAACCGAGTGA